Proteins encoded together in one Telopea speciosissima isolate NSW1024214 ecotype Mountain lineage chromosome 6, Tspe_v1, whole genome shotgun sequence window:
- the LOC122663603 gene encoding chalcone synthase 2-like isoform X1, with the protein MKLSTHRVQPQYWPLAQQIHPTVSISLSSQISTSDPQRQQEAMGSVGEIYEAQRSQGPATVLAIGTANPSNCVYQSEFPDFYFRSTKSEHMIELKEKVKRICDRSTIRKRHLYMTEETMEENPNFYNSTAPTLDARQDIMIVEVPKLAKEAALKAINEWGQPKSKITHIVFTTISGVDAPGADFQLIKLLGLSPTVKRVMMYHLGCYGGGSVLRVAKDLAENNKDARVLVVCSELNSVSGFKGPTETDFHTLLGQAIFADGAAALIVGADPDTSVERPLFQLFSAGTRILPDSDDMVEGHLRQTGLSISLSKDVAKTISGNIGKCLEEAFNKIGISDWNSIFWVSHPGGPAILDLMEATLGLKEEKLKASRKVLSEYGNMSSPTVMFILDEMRNKSLKEGKTTTGEGFDWGVLLGFGPGLTVETIVLRSIGTI; encoded by the coding sequence AGAAGCAATGGGATCAGTTGGAGAAATCTATGAAGCTCAGCGGTCCCAGGGTCCAGCCACAGTACTGGCCATTGGCACAGCAAATCCATCCAACTGTGTCTATCAGTCTGAGTTCCCAGATTTCTACTTCAGATCCACAAAGAGTGAGCACATGATTGAATTAAAGGAGAAGGTCAAGCGAATCTGTGATAGATCAACAATCAGAAAACGTCATCTCTACATGACAGAGGAAACTATGGAGGAGAACCCCAACTTCTACAACTCTACGGCTCCAACACTTGATGCACGCCAAGATATTATGATTGTTGAGGTTCCTAAGTTGGCTAAAGAAGCAGCTTTAAAAGCCATCAATGAATGGGGGCAGCCCAAATCAAAGATCACCCATATTGTATTCACTACCATTTCTGGTGTTGATGCCCCTGGTGCCGACTTCCAACTCATCAAGCTCCTTGGCCTTTCACCGACCGTCAAACGTGTGATGATGTATCATCTAGGCTGCTACGGTGGTGGCAGTGTCCTCCGTGTTGCCAAAGACCTTGCTGAGAATAATAAAGATGCTCGTGTCCTCGTTGTTTGTTCGGAGTTAAACTCAGTTAGTGGCTTCAAGGGACCTACTGAGACCGACTTCCACACCTTACTTGGGCAAGCAATCTTCGCAGATGGCGCTGCAGCTTTAATAGTTGGTGCAGATCCTGACACATCAGTTGAACGCCCACTATTCCAACTTTTCTCAGCAGGTACTCGAATTCTCCCAGACTCAGATGATATGGTTGAAGGTCACTTGCGTCAAACAGGTCTTTCAATCAGCTTATCCAAGGATGTAGCAAAAACTATTTCTGGGAACATCGGAAAATGCTTGGAAGAAGCATTCAACAAGATTGGTATTAGTGATTGGAACTCCATTTTTTGGGTGTCTCATCCTGGTGGACCGGCAATTTTGGACCTGATGGAAGCGACCCTTGGTTTGAAGGAGGAAAAACTGAAGGCATCAAGGAAAGTGTTGAGCGAATATGGTAATATGTCAAGCCCCACTGTGATGTTCATTTTGGATGAGATGAGAAATAAGTCTCTTAAGGAAGGGAAAACCACTACTGGAGAAGGGTTTGATTGGGGTGTGTTATTAGGATTTGGTCCAGGTCTGACTGTGGAGACAATTGTCTTGCGTAGCATTGGTACAATTTAA